The Hujiaoplasma nucleasis DNA window GACCCTTATTTCAATGCGGCCATGAAAGAAATGGTTTACTTAGGGAGAATGCATTCTTTTATGAGGATGTATTGGTGTAAAAAGATTATTGAATGGTCGGCAACATATAAAGAGGCCTACCAAACAGCCCTTGAATTAAATAACCATTATTTTTATGATGGTTTCACACCAAATGCTTATACAGGCGTTGCCTGGTGTTTTGGTAAACATGATCGGGCTTGGTTTGAAAGAGATATTTTTGGTAAACTTCGTTATATGAACGACAATGGTTTAAAAAGAAAATTTAATATTGATGATTATGTAAAACAAATGAATTTATTAGAAAAAGGAGAAGAATAATGGAATTTGGAAATTTTATGAAAATGTATTTAATAGCCTTTATTGTTTTTCTAGCCATTGATGCTTTATGGTTAGGATTAATTGCAACTAAATTTTATAAAACAAATATCGGCCATTTGATGGCGGAAAAACCTAACTTTATAGCGGCGGGAATATTTTATTTATTATTTATCATTGGGGTTGTCTTTTTTACTTACCAGGGTATAGCTGAACAAAACTTTTCTAAAGCTTTATTGGCAGGTGCAGTATTTGGCTTTATG harbors:
- a CDS encoding DUF2177 family protein; the encoded protein is MEFGNFMKMYLIAFIVFLAIDALWLGLIATKFYKTNIGHLMAEKPNFIAAGIFYLLFIIGVVFFTYQGIAEQNFSKALLAGAVFGFMTYATYDLTNLATLKDWPIMVTVVDLLWGTFLSSAMTTATYFIYHAIF